The Rhodocytophaga rosea genome has a segment encoding these proteins:
- a CDS encoding metal-dependent hydrolase family protein — protein sequence MKKLYTPAPFCIAILLLLLSLELFAQQTLIHCGNLIDGLQNQTQSQMTLVIQQNKIIRIEKGYTNPGSGDKVIDLKNKTVLPGLMDMHVHLEGETNKNRYLDNFTQNPADKAYEAAVYARTTLMAGFTTVRDLGGSGVNVSLRNAINKGLVIGPRIYTSGKSIATTGGHADPTNGYRKDLMGDPGPEAGVANGPDECRKAVRQRYKDGADLIKITATGGVLSVAKDGSSPQFAEDEIRAIVETAKDYGFKVAAHAHGAEGMKRAVRAGVTSIEHGTLMDDETIALMKKNGTFYVPTITAGKTVADSAKIPNYYPAVIVPKALAIGSQIQGTFAKAYKAGVRIAFGTDAGVFRHGRNAAEFIYMVEAGMPPMAAIQSATVVAAELLGVKDRLGSLEAGKLADIIAVEGNPLQNIAAMEKVTFVMREGVVYKNE from the coding sequence ATGAAAAAACTTTACACCCCTGCACCTTTTTGTATCGCCATCCTTCTATTGCTGTTAAGCCTGGAACTATTCGCCCAGCAGACACTCATTCACTGTGGGAACCTGATTGATGGCCTGCAAAATCAGACGCAATCCCAGATGACCCTGGTAATACAACAAAATAAAATCATCCGCATTGAAAAAGGTTATACCAATCCGGGTTCGGGTGACAAAGTAATTGACCTGAAAAACAAAACTGTGCTTCCTGGACTAATGGATATGCACGTTCACCTGGAAGGAGAAACCAATAAGAACCGCTACCTGGATAATTTCACTCAAAATCCGGCTGATAAGGCTTATGAAGCCGCTGTGTATGCCCGTACAACACTGATGGCCGGATTCACCACCGTACGTGACCTGGGCGGAAGTGGCGTAAATGTTTCGCTACGGAATGCAATCAACAAAGGTCTGGTAATTGGCCCGAGAATATACACCTCCGGAAAATCCATTGCCACTACCGGAGGCCATGCGGACCCTACCAACGGATACCGCAAAGACCTGATGGGTGATCCAGGTCCGGAAGCCGGCGTAGCCAATGGGCCGGACGAGTGCCGCAAAGCCGTAAGGCAACGCTATAAAGATGGCGCTGACCTGATTAAAATTACGGCGACCGGTGGTGTATTAAGCGTAGCCAAAGATGGTTCCAGTCCGCAATTTGCTGAGGATGAAATACGGGCTATTGTAGAAACGGCCAAAGATTATGGATTTAAAGTAGCGGCTCATGCCCATGGAGCCGAAGGGATGAAAAGGGCAGTCCGGGCGGGAGTAACTTCCATTGAACATGGTACGCTGATGGATGACGAAACCATTGCACTGATGAAAAAGAATGGCACTTTCTATGTTCCTACTATTACTGCCGGAAAAACGGTAGCCGATTCAGCCAAAATCCCCAATTATTATCCCGCCGTGATCGTTCCCAAAGCCCTGGCTATTGGCTCGCAAATTCAGGGTACATTCGCCAAAGCCTATAAAGCTGGTGTCAGAATCGCTTTTGGTACTGATGCCGGTGTGTTCCGTCATGGACGAAATGCAGCTGAATTTATATACATGGTGGAAGCTGGCATGCCTCCAATGGCTGCTATTCAATCGGCTACGGTAGTGGCTGCTGAACTGCTGGGAGTAAAAGACCGCTTAGGTTCTCTGGAAGCTGGAAAACTGGCCGATATTATCGCCGTTGAGGGCAATCCCCTTCAAAATATTGCTGCAATGGAGAAAGTAACGTTTGTGATGAGAGAGGGTGTGGTGTATAAGAATGAGTAA
- a CDS encoding YybH family protein, whose protein sequence is MQKTYFILLSFLLCSALSIAQTSADRKEILRVLDEQTTSWNQGNLEKFMEGYWTSDSLRFIGKNGITYGYKQTLENYKTRYPDKDSRGTLRFEILSTEFISKDAAFVIGKFFLTRPVKGDASGHFTLLWRKIGGKWLIVADHSS, encoded by the coding sequence ATGCAAAAAACCTATTTTATCCTGCTGAGCTTTCTGCTCTGCTCCGCCCTGAGTATAGCCCAGACATCGGCCGACCGGAAAGAAATTCTGCGGGTACTCGATGAACAAACTACCTCCTGGAACCAGGGAAATCTGGAAAAATTTATGGAAGGATACTGGACATCTGACTCATTGAGGTTTATCGGCAAAAATGGCATCACCTACGGCTACAAACAAACCCTGGAAAACTATAAAACCCGTTACCCGGATAAAGACAGCCGGGGAACTTTGCGCTTTGAAATCCTGAGTACAGAATTCATCAGTAAAGATGCGGCCTTTGTGATTGGTAAATTCTTTCTTACCAGGCCAGTGAAAGGAGATGCCAGTGGCCATTTTACTTTATTGTGGCGAAAAATCGGCGGTAAATGGCTTATCGTAGCCGATCATTCCAGCTAA
- a CDS encoding DoxX family protein has translation MHLFKRLFLSIQPIALDLGLLIIRLSTGGLLMQYGFQKMQKFGEFKSAFPDPFGLGSKLSLVLCIFAEFFCSLLIALGLFTRLALIPLIINMLVVVFIAHANDPFSEKEHGLSFLFPHILLFLTGPGRFSLDALLFNRKGKKNISSFVK, from the coding sequence ATGCATCTTTTTAAAAGACTATTCCTTTCCATACAACCTATTGCCCTCGATCTTGGCCTGCTTATTATCCGGCTTTCTACCGGTGGACTGCTGATGCAATATGGATTTCAGAAAATGCAGAAATTTGGTGAATTTAAAAGTGCATTTCCTGATCCTTTTGGACTGGGAAGTAAGCTTTCGCTGGTACTTTGCATCTTTGCCGAATTCTTTTGCAGTTTACTGATCGCATTGGGCTTGTTTACAAGGCTGGCGCTCATTCCGCTCATCATTAATATGCTGGTAGTGGTGTTTATTGCACATGCCAACGATCCGTTCAGCGAAAAAGAACACGGACTATCTTTCCTGTTTCCACATATTCTCCTTTTCCTGACCGGTCCGGGACGATTCTCTCTCGATGCATTGCTTTTTAACAGAAAAGGCAAAAAAAATATCTCATCTTTCGTAAAATAG
- a CDS encoding S9 family peptidase has protein sequence MKVNATPPVAKSIPKTLTSNGISRTDNYYWLRERENPEVISYLEAENKYLDTALADTKGLQEDLFNEMKGRIKEKDESAPYLDNGYYYYSRYEEGFEYPIYCRKKGSLQAAEEILLNVNDMAKGHEYYNVSGLDVSDNNQLLAYADDTVSRRLYTIRFKNLATGEIYPEAISNVSPGVAWTTDNKTLFYAKKDVGTLLPYQVYKHVLGTDPKTDKLVYEEKDNTFGTGIFRSKSKKYVMLYMGSTLSSEMRYLDASQPDAPLKVLLPREKDHEYMAEHFGDKFYIRTNWQAQNFRLMEVPVAQSASKTAWKEVIPNREDVYLENFEVFKNNLVLGERKEGLLQLRIINWQDKSEHYIDFGEPTYVAYTEINPDFNTSVLRYGYSSLTTPSSVYEYNMDTKEKKLLKQQEVLGGFKAENYQSERVYATARDGVKIPISLVYRKGIHKDGNNPLYQYAYGSYGYSTDANFSASRLSLLDRGFIYAIVHIRGGQEMGRKWYEDGKLLKKKNTFTDFIDCSEFLIKEKYTSKEKLAAMGGSAGGLLMGAIVNMRPDLYKAVVAHVPFVDVINTMLDESIPLTTGEYDEWGNPNTKEYYDYMLSYSPYDNVKAQAYPHMLVTTGLHDSQVQYWEPAKWVAKLRTLKTDDNVLLLHTNMDAGHGGASGRFKKFKDTALEYAFIFKILGIEDKPQVATAE, from the coding sequence ATGAAAGTAAATGCTACACCGCCTGTTGCTAAAAGTATCCCTAAAACGCTTACTTCCAACGGCATCTCCCGCACCGACAATTATTACTGGCTTCGGGAACGGGAAAATCCGGAAGTGATCTCTTATCTGGAAGCCGAAAATAAATACCTGGACACGGCGCTGGCAGATACGAAAGGATTGCAGGAAGATTTGTTCAATGAAATGAAAGGCCGCATTAAAGAAAAAGACGAATCTGCTCCCTATCTGGATAATGGGTATTATTATTATTCACGCTATGAAGAAGGCTTCGAATATCCCATTTATTGCCGCAAGAAAGGCTCTCTGCAAGCCGCTGAGGAGATATTATTGAATGTAAATGATATGGCCAAAGGACATGAGTATTACAATGTTTCCGGCTTGGATGTAAGCGATAATAACCAACTTCTGGCTTATGCCGACGATACGGTAAGCCGCCGCCTGTATACCATCCGGTTTAAAAATCTGGCAACCGGAGAAATATACCCGGAAGCGATTTCCAATGTATCTCCCGGCGTTGCCTGGACCACTGATAACAAAACGCTATTTTATGCAAAGAAAGATGTAGGAACGCTCCTTCCCTACCAGGTTTACAAACATGTACTGGGTACAGACCCTAAGACCGATAAACTGGTATATGAAGAAAAAGATAACACCTTCGGTACCGGAATTTTTCGAAGTAAATCCAAAAAATATGTTATGCTGTATATGGGCAGCACCCTGTCTTCTGAAATGCGCTACCTGGATGCCTCCCAGCCGGATGCTCCGCTAAAAGTATTGCTTCCCAGGGAGAAAGACCATGAGTATATGGCAGAGCATTTTGGAGATAAGTTCTATATCCGCACCAACTGGCAGGCACAGAATTTCCGCCTGATGGAAGTTCCGGTAGCGCAAAGTGCCAGCAAAACAGCCTGGAAAGAAGTGATCCCCAACCGGGAAGATGTGTATCTGGAAAATTTTGAAGTATTTAAAAATAACCTCGTGTTAGGCGAACGTAAAGAAGGTTTATTGCAACTCCGCATTATCAATTGGCAGGACAAAAGCGAACATTATATTGACTTTGGCGAACCTACGTATGTTGCCTATACCGAAATAAACCCCGATTTTAATACCTCAGTTTTGCGCTACGGCTACTCTTCCCTTACCACACCAAGCTCGGTATATGAGTATAATATGGACACCAAGGAGAAAAAACTTTTAAAACAACAGGAAGTATTAGGCGGATTTAAGGCTGAAAATTATCAGTCAGAAAGGGTATATGCTACGGCCAGAGACGGGGTAAAAATTCCGATTTCCCTGGTTTACCGCAAGGGCATCCATAAAGATGGCAACAATCCTTTGTATCAGTATGCCTATGGTTCCTACGGTTACAGCACCGATGCCAACTTTAGTGCTTCCCGACTCAGTTTACTTGACCGTGGATTTATCTATGCGATTGTACACATCCGGGGTGGTCAGGAAATGGGACGCAAATGGTATGAAGACGGCAAGCTGCTTAAAAAGAAGAATACGTTTACTGATTTTATCGATTGCTCTGAGTTTTTAATCAAAGAAAAATACACCAGCAAAGAGAAGTTAGCTGCCATGGGCGGAAGCGCCGGCGGTTTACTGATGGGTGCCATAGTAAATATGCGTCCGGATTTGTACAAAGCGGTAGTAGCGCATGTACCGTTTGTTGACGTGATCAATACCATGCTGGATGAAAGTATTCCGCTTACTACCGGGGAATATGACGAATGGGGAAATCCGAATACAAAAGAATACTATGATTATATGCTCTCGTATTCTCCCTACGACAATGTAAAAGCCCAGGCCTATCCGCACATGCTGGTAACTACTGGTTTGCATGATTCACAGGTACAATATTGGGAACCAGCCAAATGGGTGGCTAAGCTCCGTACCCTCAAAACAGACGACAATGTACTGCTTCTGCATACCAATATGGATGCTGGTCATGGAGGTGCTTCAGGCAGGTTTAAAAAGTTTAAAGATACCGCCCTGGAATATGCTTTTATCTTCAAGATATTAGGCATCGAGGATAAACCACAAGTGGCCACAGCTGAGTAA
- a CDS encoding DUF6438 domain-containing protein, producing the protein MRYLILILLIALLNCSQKQASAVNPELLINKFWIHSLTIDSNSIVPMYNQLIWKFDSTFLDEYDFLSSSSEYSLKEDTLTVFKNNEDQKNSLPKQIYFKAKIQKLTPDSLQLLYLSDDSLSDHFSFKRNQLITFFHEQLNYDSSLVINRITFSTRECIWGTCPVLKLELLSVKRLLFEGIENTRQFKGIFQGRVADSIYSKIENHLKLANIATMDTLLPGIIDGQRFELILHFNNNQYKKITGTIDHFCLGCDDVQDIAGYRRLQSAVYLLDRLYLDVPLKKLEELK; encoded by the coding sequence ATGAGATATTTAATCCTGATACTGCTTATCGCACTTTTGAACTGCTCCCAAAAACAAGCGTCTGCTGTTAACCCGGAACTATTGATAAACAAGTTCTGGATACATAGTCTTACTATAGACTCGAATAGTATTGTTCCAATGTACAATCAACTGATCTGGAAGTTTGACAGTACATTCTTAGATGAATATGATTTTTTAAGTTCCAGTAGTGAATATAGTCTCAAAGAAGATACACTGACTGTTTTCAAAAATAATGAAGACCAGAAGAATTCCTTACCTAAGCAAATTTACTTCAAAGCTAAAATACAAAAACTAACCCCTGACTCACTCCAGTTACTTTATTTATCAGACGATTCATTATCTGATCATTTTTCTTTCAAAAGAAACCAGCTTATCACATTCTTTCACGAACAACTCAATTATGACTCATCTTTAGTCATAAATAGAATTACCTTCTCTACGAGAGAATGCATTTGGGGAACATGCCCTGTATTAAAATTGGAATTATTATCTGTTAAAAGGCTTCTTTTTGAAGGTATTGAAAATACCAGACAGTTTAAAGGAATATTTCAGGGAAGGGTAGCAGATTCTATATATTCTAAAATAGAAAACCATCTGAAGCTTGCCAATATAGCAACAATGGATACACTGCTGCCAGGAATTATTGATGGTCAAAGATTTGAATTAATCCTTCATTTCAATAATAATCAATACAAGAAAATCACTGGCACTATTGATCATTTTTGTTTGGGATGTGATGACGTACAAGATATTGCCGGATACAGACGTTTGCAATCTGCTGTATATCTACTCGACAGATTATATTTAGATGTTCCCTTAAAAAAGTTGGAAGAACTAAAATAA
- a CDS encoding CHAT domain-containing protein — protein MRILYPSFVKRIYCLIAVFVVCLYGIPVFAQNPLKSYINDKLNDKELRNKAMNKLTDKLSDARKNYDETNFNYAISLSDNAGLYENNENGERSQKILLTYLQSSDKREESAREKAANTNGAGELFYAGNKYKLSELYFLSTLAMLEKDNLEADNLYPLTLSNLGLLYHTTGRYSLAETYTKHALELRKEKMSDNEAGYGASVNNLGVLYKDMGKYDEAEKLLEEALAIHDKTKGPASMPYAITINNQAVLYQTIGRYQEAEKQMKKAIDIAAKNMDEKSPNYNRLLTNLALLYKDMGRYQEAEQEYLKAIKIKEKRLGTHHPDYAALLNQLAALYVQMGKSDKVEELLKKSSDIYKKKFGENHPSYAGAVSNLGNFYRITGKLDQSAPLLSQAVTIRKNTLGENHPDYIASLEHMALLQWQKKQISEAYALFKQVLDKDMMLVRNFFPSMSEREKGKFWEKLRPKFQRFNSFALTALPSHPEIAGDMYNYQLATKALLLNATNKIKHQILASKDGVLIRQYLRWLDQKETLAKWYTYSKEELAAERINLDSLERVANATEKELSQKSSLFTQGYEQKAITLKDITAKLKPEEAAVEVIHFKKFDIVFRDSTYYAALILTKEKPLPQLVLLENGKELETKYYNYYKNAIRKKTDDQFSYQQYWSKIDGALTGKKTVYLSLDGVYNQINLNTLQVSPGKYLLDNKNFVLLTNTKDLLASGTAPTKTKLQATLVGFPNYGAKGTINPLPGTKVEIDNIKKVLAAKGYPVKTLMQNDASEEQIKTVANPRILHIATHGFFLNDIGDSDEKIFGIEPDKARENPLLRSGLMLAGAEQTTENMDTRETKSSDNGVLTAYEAMNLPLDQTDMVVLSACETGLGEVQNGEGVYGLQRAFQVAGAKSIIMSLWKVDDAATQQLMSSFYKNWLQTNNKAQAFKMAQQELKVKYKSPYFWGAFVLIGS, from the coding sequence ATGCGTATTCTTTACCCTTCCTTTGTAAAAAGAATTTACTGCCTTATTGCCGTTTTTGTGGTATGTCTGTATGGCATTCCGGTGTTTGCCCAGAACCCTTTGAAAAGCTACATCAATGATAAGCTGAATGACAAAGAACTGCGCAATAAAGCGATGAATAAACTGACGGATAAACTTTCTGATGCCCGCAAAAACTACGACGAAACTAACTTCAATTATGCCATTTCGCTCAGCGACAATGCCGGGCTATATGAAAACAATGAAAATGGGGAGCGTTCGCAGAAAATTTTACTGACTTACCTGCAAAGCAGCGATAAACGGGAGGAAAGCGCCAGGGAAAAAGCCGCTAATACCAATGGAGCCGGAGAGTTGTTTTATGCGGGCAATAAATATAAATTGTCGGAACTCTATTTTTTGAGCACCCTTGCCATGCTTGAAAAAGATAATCTGGAGGCCGATAACCTGTATCCGCTTACGCTTAGTAATCTGGGACTGCTGTATCATACCACCGGGCGCTATTCTCTAGCAGAAACCTATACCAAACATGCCCTGGAATTACGTAAGGAAAAAATGAGCGATAATGAAGCCGGATATGGCGCTTCTGTTAATAACCTGGGCGTGCTTTATAAAGACATGGGCAAATACGATGAAGCCGAAAAACTGCTGGAAGAAGCCTTGGCCATTCATGACAAAACAAAAGGTCCTGCCTCCATGCCTTATGCCATCACGATAAACAACCAGGCGGTTCTCTACCAGACCATCGGACGTTACCAGGAGGCAGAAAAGCAGATGAAAAAAGCCATAGATATAGCGGCAAAAAATATGGATGAAAAGTCTCCCAACTACAACCGCCTATTGACCAATCTGGCTTTGCTCTATAAGGACATGGGCCGCTATCAGGAAGCAGAACAGGAATACTTAAAAGCCATTAAAATCAAAGAAAAACGCCTGGGCACCCATCACCCGGATTATGCGGCTTTGCTCAACCAGCTGGCAGCATTGTATGTTCAAATGGGCAAAAGCGATAAAGTGGAGGAATTGCTGAAAAAATCATCAGACATTTACAAAAAGAAGTTTGGAGAAAATCACCCTTCCTATGCCGGAGCGGTCAGCAACCTGGGCAATTTTTACCGCATCACCGGCAAACTCGACCAATCAGCTCCCTTGTTGAGCCAGGCGGTGACCATCCGCAAAAATACCCTGGGCGAAAATCATCCCGATTATATTGCTTCTCTGGAACATATGGCTTTGTTGCAGTGGCAGAAAAAACAGATCAGCGAAGCATACGCCTTATTCAAACAAGTACTTGATAAAGATATGATGCTGGTCCGGAATTTCTTTCCTTCGATGAGTGAAAGGGAAAAAGGAAAATTCTGGGAAAAACTGCGTCCGAAGTTTCAGCGATTCAATTCATTTGCTTTAACTGCTTTGCCCAGCCATCCGGAAATAGCCGGAGATATGTACAATTACCAGCTGGCCACCAAAGCTTTGCTTCTCAATGCGACCAACAAAATCAAGCACCAGATCCTGGCCAGTAAAGATGGCGTGCTTATCCGGCAATACCTGCGCTGGCTCGACCAGAAAGAAACCCTGGCCAAATGGTACACCTATAGTAAGGAAGAGCTGGCCGCAGAAAGAATTAACCTGGATTCCCTTGAAAGAGTGGCCAATGCTACCGAAAAAGAGCTATCTCAGAAATCGAGTTTGTTTACACAGGGTTACGAACAGAAGGCGATTACACTGAAAGATATTACGGCCAAACTAAAGCCAGAGGAAGCCGCCGTCGAGGTAATTCATTTTAAAAAATTCGACATCGTATTCCGGGATTCTACTTATTATGCGGCACTTATTCTGACTAAGGAAAAACCACTGCCACAACTTGTATTGCTCGAAAACGGAAAGGAGCTCGAAACCAAGTATTACAATTATTACAAAAATGCCATCCGCAAAAAAACAGACGACCAGTTTTCTTACCAGCAGTACTGGAGCAAAATAGATGGAGCGCTTACAGGCAAAAAGACAGTATATCTTTCGCTCGATGGCGTGTATAACCAGATCAATCTGAATACCTTGCAGGTTTCGCCAGGAAAATACCTGCTGGATAACAAAAATTTTGTACTGCTCACCAATACCAAAGATCTACTGGCTTCCGGTACAGCACCCACCAAAACGAAGCTACAGGCAACTCTGGTTGGATTCCCGAACTATGGCGCAAAAGGCACCATTAATCCCCTGCCTGGCACCAAAGTGGAAATAGATAATATAAAGAAAGTGCTGGCAGCTAAAGGGTATCCAGTAAAAACTTTGATGCAGAATGATGCCTCTGAAGAACAGATAAAAACAGTAGCTAACCCCAGAATTCTGCATATTGCTACCCATGGCTTTTTTCTCAATGATATAGGTGACTCAGATGAAAAGATATTTGGCATAGAGCCAGATAAGGCCAGAGAAAACCCCTTGTTGCGCTCGGGATTAATGCTGGCTGGCGCCGAACAAACCACAGAGAATATGGATACCAGGGAAACCAAAAGCAGCGATAACGGCGTTCTCACAGCGTATGAAGCCATGAACCTTCCTTTAGACCAGACAGATATGGTAGTGCTTTCTGCCTGCGAAACCGGCTTGGGCGAGGTACAGAATGGGGAAGGCGTATATGGTTTGCAGCGGGCTTTCCAGGTAGCTGGCGCTAAATCAATCATTATGAGCTTATGGAAAGTAGATGATGCCGCTACCCAGCAACTGATGAGCAGTTTTTATAAAAACTGGCTGCAAACGAATAACAAAGCCCAGGCATTTAAAATGGCACAACAGGAACTAAAAGTCAAATATAAGAGTCCCTATTTCTGGGGAGCATTTGTGTTGATCGGAAGCTGA
- a CDS encoding Uma2 family endonuclease, producing the protein MRNFSTQKQPYTKEEYFALEETSEDKFEFENGEVFAMSGGTANHSLITGNIITALNIALGNKNCRVFSSDMKTAIDAAESYVYPDAQVICGKVEYAEGRNDIVTNPLLVVEVLSDSTERYDRGKKFKKYQTLSSFKEYVLISQAEPLVETFVRQDENHWLYTFTEGMDSVVQFPSIGVAIAIADIYRKVEFATE; encoded by the coding sequence ATGCGCAATTTTTCAACTCAAAAACAGCCCTACACCAAAGAAGAATACTTTGCTTTAGAAGAAACTTCAGAAGATAAATTTGAATTTGAAAATGGCGAAGTGTTTGCCATGTCAGGTGGGACAGCAAACCATTCCTTGATTACCGGAAATATCATTACAGCATTGAATATTGCCTTAGGTAATAAAAACTGCCGTGTGTTTAGCAGTGATATGAAAACGGCAATAGATGCGGCTGAATCTTATGTATATCCTGATGCACAGGTAATTTGCGGAAAAGTGGAATATGCGGAAGGGCGCAACGATATTGTAACAAATCCTTTACTGGTGGTAGAAGTTTTATCCGATTCCACGGAACGCTACGACCGGGGAAAGAAGTTTAAAAAATACCAGACTTTATCTTCATTCAAAGAGTATGTACTCATCTCCCAGGCAGAGCCGTTGGTAGAAACATTTGTGCGCCAGGATGAGAACCACTGGTTGTATACCTTTACTGAAGGCATGGATTCAGTAGTGCAATTTCCTTCCATTGGGGTTGCGATTGCTATAGCAGATATATACCGGAAAGTGGAATTTGCAACAGAATAG